In the Phaseolus vulgaris cultivar G19833 chromosome 7, P. vulgaris v2.0, whole genome shotgun sequence genome, one interval contains:
- the LOC137829631 gene encoding probable membrane-associated kinase regulator 4 yields MATKQVTLVHVDDDYIDMELCSSPNFFSYSLSSPPSNREFEFQMSEKESSTSPADDLFYKGKLLPLHLPPRLQMVQKLIENSNANFEYVKTASSLEHRTFPFTESNISPSESHLVGSDVIPTEYPLGLFSDMNNLIDDLPKKSWPKKLMQMKQFLLGKRLKASRAYLKTLFNKSGCSDKFCASAASNMGAEKTPFKCKECQNKYMKVARRSPFESFYDNKQHQVTCAVMKTLKREMLEVEDDFCDHRRSFSGVGHRHCATKASSLSTSSSGSSSSSSSFSLSSAGYYDLQLFKRSISANYELEGSIEGAIAHCKQSQQHCSSKNGSDDSRICSQFATKMHLVGVKE; encoded by the coding sequence ATGGCCACAAAACAAGTTACTTTGGTTCATGTAGATGATGACTACATTGACATGGAACTGTGTTCCTCCCCCAACTTCTTCTCATACTCCCTTAGTTCTCCACCATCCAATAGAGAGTTTGAATTCCAGATGAGTGAGAAAGAGTCGTCAACTTCTCCTGCAGATGACCTCTTCTACAAGGGAAAACTCCTTCCTCTTCACCTTCCCCCTCGTTTGCAAATGGTTCAAAAGCTCATAGAAAACTCCAATGCCAACTTTGAGTATGTGAAAACAGCCTCATCGTTGGAACACAGAACTTTTCCCTTCACTGAATCCAATATCTCACCTTCGGAATCACACTTAGTTGGCAGTGATGTGATCCCAACTGAATATCCACTTGGGTTGTTTTCTGACATGAACAACCTCATTGATGATCTTCCCAAGAAGTCTTGGCCCAAGAAACTGATGCAGATGAAGCAGTTCTTGCTTGGTAAGAGACTCAAGGCCTCAAGAGCTTATCTCAAAACTTTGTTCAACAAATCTGGTTGCTCAGACAAGTTCTGTGCCAGTGCTGCAAGCAACATGGGAGCAGAGAAAACACCGTTCAAGTGCAAAGAGTGTCAGAACAAGTACATGAAGGTTGCTAGGAGAAGCCCATTTGAGAGTTTTTATGATAACAAGCAGCACCAAGTAACTTGTGCTGTGATGAAGACCCTTAAAAGAGAGATGCTTGAAGTTGAAGATGATTTCTGTGACCACAGGAGATCTTTCTCTGGGGTTGGTCATCGACATTGTGCCACCAAGGCTTCATCTTTGTCCACATCTTCATCCGggtcctcttcttcatcttcatctttttcTCTCAGCTCAGCTGGGTACTATGATTTGCAACTTTTCAAGAGAAGCATCAGCGCAAATTATGAGTTGGAAGGTTCAATTGAGGGAGCCATTGCTCATTGCAAACAGTCTCAGCAGCACTGTAGTTCAAAGAATGGTTCAGATGATAGCCGGATTTGTTCTCAATTCGCTACAAAAATGCACTTGGTGGGAGTTAAAGAATAG